The sequence ttcgttttttccgtttttccgtttttccgtttttccgtttttccgtttttccgttttttccgttttctccatttttccttttctggGAATCGCTAAAAGAGCAACAAAAGGTGGGTGCCcttctattattatatgtagcTGCATTAcgtatacataaaattttacgcgttgttaatatttttttttttttttttgtgataaTTCTCTccttacaaaataaattctttttttcagcaaaaaagacaaaaataaaaacaagctacatgaaaacatataaataggaaacaaattattaatatcatatgaacttaataattttttattattttttgaaggcgcacaatttttatgtatatgttctAAATTCTCTGGGTCATTATGCATATcaacattttcttttttagcTTCTTTATTTTGGTCTAATTCCAACTTATTTTGTTTCtctttgtttaaaaaattgtttccAGTTGGTCTACTTAAACCCGTTAAATTActcaatttcttttttataccAACTAGCCAACTTTTAAGTTTATtaagtaatttatattttgagataacatcattttcataaatatatattaacggTTCAGAATGTTTAATATTGTATGGATCGTAGGAAATGGAAATATCTTTTTCCTTACTTGCTTgatcaaaaatattttgtgtaTATTCATTTACTTCAACATTTTTGCACTGTTTATTGTTTCGGGATATACtaacataaattttatactCTTTATTACTTTGAactatttcattatttacataaaaataatattttatatttaaataatatgcaCCTTGAAAAAAGTTCCTTGAACATTTCAGTGTaacattttcaatataaccatttgttttttcccattttccctttttccaATTTTCGTAAATTAAGTATGAGCTTAGGGTCAAGCCGTAAGAACCGACTACAAGGGGTAGGACAGTTCTCACTGTTTCCATTTCTGCATAGAAAAGTGcgcatatgcatatataaacgCATGTggatatacatacatgtacgtatacacacgtacatatacagatatatacataaatgaataagTTATCAAGGACCACTAGTAGGGTACCATTTTACCATGCACCTATTTTTAAGAACATTTTACTGTATAGCAAGTTATGCCTTGCTTcattatcctttttttgtcCTTTACCTTTTcatgtcattttttttttttttttttttttgataactTAGAACATTTTCTCCTTTTCCAGTTGTATACTTGTAACTATTAGTTCTTTTATTGATAacgtattttatatttctatatctttttttttcttttttttttttacgataTAAGAGGTTGCACAGGTTTTATTCACAAAATCCAACAAATTTGTATgttataaaatttcattttattttatttcttttttttttaacacgTAAGAATTtcaatcatttttaatattacttaAGTGTTATTAACAAGTTTCTTAATGCGTTTTTCTGCAGAATAATGAAGAGGAATATTAGCttcagaaaaattatatcattcTAGCATggcaaaaagaaaaaaatatctctacatataaatgaaaatatttcctTATACAAATTAGCTCTACTACAGCTGCTAGCACTAATAGCCATttttacacaaaaaaaaaaaaaaaaaagaaaagaaaaaaatcgCTATAAATTTCCATTTTCATCATTACAATTacggaaattttttttttttttctaaacgATTCgatttacaaattttttaagaactcgacacatttaaatatataaaaatgatctTTTCTATGAAACTTTTTAATTGTCGCAGTaggaatataaatttttattatttacattaattatttttatttaaatccCCCTTTTCATGTCTATATttcacatttataaatacttatatatggatataacacatatatacgtatacaaaTCTCTAATGGGTTAATTATTAAGgacttgaaaaaaataggagTAACACGTGTAtgtgtaaaataaaaggaatgcATAGGTGGAAAAGGGTAAAtcagttaaaaatatttttccggaatgttctctttttttatgtaagatataacaaaaaaaaaaaaaaaaaaatacatatatatatatatatacagaactgtggtaataataaaaacaattgtgatatatatctttttatcaCGTGTTCGAGAATgagcgaaaaaaaaaaaaattctcttTAAACATGAATAAttcttaattaaaaaaaaggattgtCAATTtgaaaagatgaaaaaatttcacttaacaatacataatatgcacttcttcatttatatatattatgcttaTACCTTTTTTGTAAGTTTTTTACATCTTACTTGTGCTCATGTTTGATGACAAAGTTTctgcaaaaaaattaaaatcgTTACTCAAGCAATATAAAAGATGGTACTTCGAAAACAAGTGTATACTTTTATGCTACATTCAAATGGAGAATTTTTGTGTTTGCATTTCTAGTTGGGTCAAAGGGTCTATAATATGCAAAAACAACATAAAATGTTCCTTCTACATGTGCTTTAACTTTACTTTGCACCATTCCTAAACCTCCAACTAATCCTcctatatgtttatatgctCTAGGCttactattattatcttGTTGTGTTTGCAACTGATCATCAGAATTGGTTCCACTGGTACCATCATTGTTCATTTGGGGTTTTTCAATAGCTTTTGGTTGTGTTACTGAAATATcccttgaaaaaaaagattttgtAACTTTTTTTGTAGGAAAATGTGAGGGTTCTATATTAGGCATAGTTTTATGCACTCCTAACATTGCCCATATATATCCATTTCCATGAACTGCTTCTAACTGTACacacaaaattttttttgcactTAACTCATAATTTATAACCTCTACATTagtattatgtaaaatatctCCTAAATATACTGTAGCTTCACATGGTTCATTTCCTGTCAATTCGTATCTTCGATCTTCATCTGATACTTCAACTAAAATGTCTGAAATTTTTTGTGGCATGAAATTATCAGGAATATTTCCAATTCTTgcctgttcataattttctcCTCCAGTTTTTTGCTCTTCCTGTAAATCGTTTTCCATACTATATGTTGAATCAATGAATGATGGACTATACACTGATGATAGTAGAAGTGGAGCACTATTTGAGTTTACGTCTGTATCTTCTATATCGTTCGAATTTTCGGGTTTACTATTACAACTGGCGCTGCTACCGGATGATGCAGATGATTTATCTAAATTATCCTTTTCGTCTGATTCTtgattatttaatttctttcTAATTAATAAAACAGAACCTTGATTCTCCTTAGTATTATTTGAATTACTTATGTAACTGTACGGTATTATGGTAAAGTTTGATGGGGACATGCTTTGAAAGATACTTCTAGCAATATCAAGCCAATTATTCTGATTTACTATATCAAAAGTAAACGTTCTATTATCTACGGGGCATATGgataggaataaaaaaatgtgtcTGTATGTGTGTTTGCACAGACGCATGGCgcgtacacatacatacatacgtaatacacacaaatatacacgcataatacatacacacataatacatatacacataatacatatacacataatacatatacacataatacatatacacataatacatatacacataatacatacatacatacatacgtttCTAAGTACACTTATTATggtgaaaaaaataacaaataactAGAGAACAAACGATCGAATGAACATGAGACTATGAAAACGTAAAAACAAGGTAATGACTTTTTCATGTAATAACTGATATAATATCCCCCAATTAATTAAACTCAAAACAcatagaacaaaaaaataaatgacaaaaaacttaaatataaaaaaattgataaaagataaaacatTGGTATATGGACAAACATATTTGTTCTTAATCACATTATGATGTTAATGTTGTATGCTTTTCTAAAactgtttaaaaaatatttcacatgtaaaaacattcaaattatggctttttttttttttttttttcatttcatctagaaaaatattggtagcgaaattttaatatgaatatatacatgggGTTCAAAGAAAAAGTCGTTATAACAATTGAAAGCATGGAGCATTTTGCATGTAAGAAGCTagaatatttgtatatatatttacaaatacaAAAGTAAACggattaatataaatttttattcgcGTACATGGAGATAAGTGCAGTAACATTTATAGTAATACGTATATTGCGAATATAATTCAAGTAAcgaattaaatattattcttgTGCCATAACTGCAACAATCAGTTTTTTTGCAAAACAAcctattttcattttaagcaaaatatatatatatatatatatatatatatatatatatatatacaatgaacatattttataaagcAACTATTTTCgcgtattaaaaaaatgtacttacatacacatatatacataagtacatacttaaatacacaaatatatatatttatatatggatacatttacttatacatataaaagaattcttctgcaaaatataaatatgtggtcgtggtaaatatatataaattacgttgttttttatttgtttttttccataaaacAATTTCTTATCATAGTTACCTGAACACTTTGTCAGAAAGGCTGTGGACGAGCAAAGGATAAAAAGGaagtttaaaatattcatactGCGAAAcaatgaatattattttttataatataaaatttgaggggttgaatataaaatattttttaaaaaaaagaacacagaagaaaaatgttatatatatatatatatatatatatatatatatatatatatatatatatatacatatattataaattatataaatttaaaaaaaaaaaaaaaacataataatgcttaaatttttctccaataaacaatttttctgttttaatatttaaaaaaatgcctcaaaaaaatttttatgggAAGTCGAcaattcatttaataattcaaaaataaaaaaatatatcactaTTTAacctattttatatatgtttatttatgtattgtatatatttatgtattgtattatttatgtattaactatatttatttatgtatatataaatgttcatgtatatattaaatatatatatgtacaagtatttacatgtatttattttcacatatatatatttaataatatgcaATAGCTtgtgcaaatttttttaagtactTTCTGAATTGCAAAAAGCAGTAGAGCTTAACGCTCACCTCAAAAAATTCCTATTTTGCACGTTTTCAATTTTggaaagataaaataaaataaagcgaaatcgtattattatacatttatgtatttgaagcgcttatttattttatttcattttttacacaaaaaatacgtatataataatataagatGACGAGGAAGGAATTTTGccagtattttttattcttgttattactgtaatattttttatgtattaatttatataacacTTAATTATCGCAtagttcaaaaaaaaaaaaaaaaattctacaTAAACATTAAATAGTGCTATTTACAATATGGAAATGTAAAATGTTTGTATACAtgcatttgtttatttatttgttcatttgtatatctgtttatttatttgttcatttgtatatctgtttatttatttgttcatttgtatatctgtttatttatttgttcatttgtatatctgtttatttatttgttcatttgtttatttgtttatttgtttatttttgtttagttacttcttttgtttaaaaatgatttttgaTTAATGTATGtgttttttttccattaaacATTAAATTGTCTTGTAGCTTAAGCTCCTTTAATCCCATGCAGCATATTTAAATGGTTACCCCTCCaccacaaaaaaaaaatataagcatataaattaatttttacatgcatgttttattatttatttaattatgtttgAGGGGAAAGTAAACCCAAATGgacgaaaaaagaaaaaaatggggCAGAATAATAAAGGAAGGGTGAATAAACtttgaaaaggaaaaaatattttaaaaaaaagagggaacaatttgaaaaatgagggccaaaaattgaacaaaatagttaaaaataataaaaaaaaaaaaaatctaacAAAATGTTCGCAAAAGGATTTGAAAAACAAAGACTTGTAAAACTACCAGAATACCAAATAAAAGTGCTACAGCTTTAAAAAAGTCTTAAgggaaatttaaaaattttcatgt comes from Plasmodium malariae genome assembly, chromosome: 7 and encodes:
- the PmUG01_07023500 gene encoding inhibitor of cysteine proteases, putative → MNILNFLFILCSSTAFLTKCSDNRTFTFDIVNQNNWLDIARSIFQSMSPSNFTIIPYSYISNSNNTKENQGSVLLIRKKLNNQESDEKDNLDKSSASSGSSASCNSKPENSNDIEDTDVNSNSAPLLLSSVYSPSFIDSTYSMENDLQEEQKTGGENYEQARIGNIPDNFMPQKISDILVEVSDEDRRYELTGNEPCEATVYLGDILHNTNVEVINYELSAKKILCVQLEAVHGNGYIWAMLGVHKTMPNIEPSHFPTKKVTKSFFSRDISVTQPKAIEKPQMNNDGTSGTNSDDQLQTQQDNNSKPRAYKHIGGLVGGLGMVQSKVKAHVEGTFYVVFAYYRPFDPTRNANTKILHLNVA
- the PmUG01_07023400 gene encoding conserved Plasmodium protein, unknown function → METVRTVLPLVVGSYGLTLSSYLIYENWKKGKWEKTNGYIENVTLKCSRNFFQGAYYLNIKYYFYVNNEIVQSNKEYKIYVSISRNNKQCKNVEVNEYTQNIFDQASKEKDISISYDPYNIKHSEPLIYIYENDVISKYKLLNKLKSWLVGIKKKLSNLTGLSRPTGNNFLNKEKQNKLELDQNKEAKKENVDMHNDPENLEHIHKNCAPSKNNKKLLSSYDINNLFPIYMFSCSLFLFLSFLLKKRIYFVRRELSQKKKKKY